The halophilic archaeon DL31 nucleotide sequence GCCCCGTTTCACTAAGCATTTCGAGGTCCTCGAGCACCCAGTCAATAACACGGATACCAGTATCTCCCACCTCGTTGACCATGCCCTCGACATTCTCCATCACGATTGTCTTTGGTCGGAGCTCTTCGACAGCTTTCACGTACTGGGTGTAGAGCGTCGTCCGGTCGTCATCAAGAATGCTGTAGTCCTCGTCGTCTCCGCGACGCGACCGATACCCCGCTTTGGAGAGCGACTGGCACGGCGGGCCACCGACTAGCAAATCGAGCTCACTTACAGCATCTTGGATTCTAGCCGTAAGGTTGACCTCGCGGACATCCCCGCAAACGACGTTTTGGTGTGGGATTTCGGGGTGATTCAGGCGATACGTCGCCACAGCGTCCGTATCGATATCTATCGCCCACCTGATATCGTAACCCGCTTGGCGTAATCCACACGAAAGGCCACCGGCTCCCGAGAAGAGGTCGACAACGGTTGGCCCAGTTCGCTCCATCTGTTGCTGTCGAAGGCGATGTGTAAGCAGGAACTTACGGATTTCACAATCTTCGCTACAGACATCAGTTCCTGCGGTAACCGCGTGCGTAGCAAGTGCCCGATAGAGGGAAGCGACCCGGCGGTCGGTCAGCTCCTCTTCGAGGACGTGCCGACGACTCTCAGAGGTATGCAGGTCATCTGGATCGAGCAACCCGAGTGCACACAGGAATTCATCGACACACGGGTCAGTTGGCCAGACAGGCTTATCAAAGGCCGTCTGTAGGAGCCACCACCCGTCATCCTGTTCAATTCCGGAGATACTCGCAAGGAAGTCTACATAGCTCTGGTACCGCACCCGCGAGAAGTCCCGGAGCGTTACTCCATCCGTGTAGTCGATCTCTCGAACAGCCACAAGAAGCTCTTTGAGGCGGGAAACCCGTTCCTTGCTTACTCCCTTCAGTGAGCAAGCATCAGGGAGTGCTTCAGACAGCTCATTGTGTTCCATCGAAGCGAGATTTTCCCAGCTCCCATGTTGCTCCCGGAGTTCCCGGACAGTTCGTCTGGGTTGACGCTGGAAGAAGCGTTCCGCTGGGGCATCGACGACAGATCCCAAGACAACCGCAGCTACGGCATCCAGCGGATCGTCGCTCCCACAGAGTGGGTCACCGCAGGGGCAGAGTCCATCCACCGTTTCACCGTGAGCAGAGTCCAACATCGCATACCGACAGTCGTCGCCATTTTTACTGCGCTGCCGCGCCAAGCGCTCCGGCGTCGACATGGGACAGCCGACCGGGGTCATTCGCTGAGTGCGCACATGGGCTGCGGTGACCGTGTCAATGAGAAAATCGATATTGTCGAAGAGTAGCTGCCGATGAGCGTCTCGCTCCGATGTTGGCGCTGACCGTAGTAGCGCCATCGGCGAATCAGAGCACGCAACCGATTCAGGCATATCCGGTTTTACTTCGGCACCAGGGATAAACTCCAGGGTGATCAGGTACTGCTCATTCCAGATGCCCTTCACGACCGTTTGACTCCAACCTTTGTAGGAGTGGTTGACTTTACAAACAGATTTTCTGCCTATTTTGACCAGATGACTGGAGTGAGCCGATGTGTAACATCAAACTCAATAGCCGGTCCCCTGCTGTCCTTCGAAAGAACCCGATTTACCTCCAACATCTGCACTCATCCGCATATTGCGCACGTGCGCGCACGGTTCGCGTGGGTGTGCGAGCGCGCTTCGCACCCGCGAGCGCGATATACTTCTATTCGTACCCAGACCCCGCCCGAATGGTTATAAGGGCGGGGTCTGTTATAGAGATATGGCCCAAATTTCCACAGGCCAACATAACGCCATAGGTTCGATACAGCACCGTCTGAACGACTGTTCCAGTCTCCATCCGGTAGAGCGTGGGAACGCATGAGTGAGGCCGTACGGCTCTCAGGAGTCACTATGTACCGCGACTACGTCGACGAGTACGGCACGAATTTCGAGGACACGGGCCTTATAATAGCCGAGGTTGTAGCCCGCAGCATCAACGCCCTCGCCCCCACGATCCTGCCGATCATTATCCCCGACGACCAGCTCAACCGGATTACGGAGTAATCAGGATGTCAACAGGCAACACTGCCGGGACTGAACCCTTGGCCGACGACGAACGCATTGCCCGGCACCTCCGCGAGACGGTGCTGAAACAGGCTCGTGGCGACATTGACGAACGGGTCCAGCGGGACTTTCCCAGCGAGCGGTTCTTCGCAGGCGCGCTGGCGCCTGAAAGCGAGGATCAGCTCGACGACCCGGACGACGATCTACAGTCGAAAATGGAGCCGACCGGCCTCGGCGCCACCGTCCGCGTACGAGGCGGAACCGAAGGTGACGAACTGACCCTTTCGGTCAACGCGAGCGTCTGGGTCCGCGTCAACCCCAATTACGAGGAGATGGTCAATCGGGATTCCTTCGTCGCGCTGGGCGACCGCGATGAAGACGACGAGGGTGACAGTCTGCTCCCCGCGTTCGAGCGGATCCAGCTTGACGTCCCCCAGATCGAGATTCCCGCAACCGAACTCCAGACACCGAGTCAGACGACCCCTGAGGTCGTACAGGAACGTGCCCGGGAGGCGTTCCAGACCGCGTTCGAAGACGCACACGAGTACGCTCGTGAGCACTACGACCTCTACGTCGAGACGGAAGACGACGACACCGTTCCCACAGCTGCACTGGAAGACGAAGCGAGCTTCGACGGGTATCTCGCCGAACGGGCTGCCGAGGGGTCGCCGATTCTCCCTGACTGGCACGCGAACCTCACCCTCGACGTGATGGCCGACGAGGAGAACGGTGAGGACAGCACCATCGTCGAGTTCGAAATCTCGAACGAGGCGATCCAGTCCCGCGACGACGCGATCTACACGATTCGGGACCCGACCCTGTTCGAGGTCGGACTCGAACTGGAGACTGCGGGTGACCTGGAGTTCGTCCCCTTCACCTTCGACCCGCTCCCAGAGGATTTCCGGTACAACCGCGACCTCTGGGGGCACGGTCGGAACTGCACCGTCACCGCTCCCGACCGCAACGACCAGCAGGTGAACGAGGAGGGCATCCCGCCCGGCCGCCGTGCACCGGATGCGGCGCCGACGGCAACCCGGCTCGAGACCCAGTTCATCCCCGAGTACCGCCAGCTCGTCTACGAGTCGGCAGACCGCGACGTCGACGCGGAATTTGAGGCGCTTTCTGACCTCGAAGACGGTGGGCTGGAGACCCTCGACGACATCGCTGCCGAGATGCGGCAGTATCTCCGAAAAGAGTACGACGACGCACTCGAGCAGTACCGCGAGCGCGAAGACTGGGACGACGACCCTGAGACGGGTGACCTGGCGGACTTCAACGACGACCGTGATGCGTTCGAGCGCGAGATCAAGCGCTTCGAGCGCGGCATCGAGTGCCTCCGTCAGCATCCTGAGACGGTTGGTCGTGCGTTCGAGATGATGAACGAGGCGATGGACCGGATGCACGAATTCCCCGGCTGGCGCCTCTTCCAGCTTGTGTTCATCGTCATGCAGGTCCCCGATGTTGCGAGTCGTGAGTACGATGAGTGGGTCGACGTCGACTGGCGCGACGGCACCACTGATGACCGCGCAGAGAACGCCGACTCAGCACTCGACATCGTCGACGTGCTCTGGTTCCCAACGGGGGGTGGCAAGACGGAGGCATTCCTCGGTGTTGCAGTCTGGAGTATGTTCTTCGACCGCCTTCGCGGGAAGGACTTCGGGGTCACTGCTTGGACGAAATTCCCGCTCCGACTCCTCTCACTCCAGCAGTTCCAGCGAATGACAGAGACGGTGATGTACGCTGACCTCGTCCGGCGCGAGCAGTCCGACATCGGCTCTCACCCCTCTCGCCCGTTCTCCATGGGCTACCTCGTTGGAAAGGCGAACACACCGAACGCCCTCACTGGCTACGACAACAACAACCACCAACGGTATCAGGGACCTGGTGGTGAGAGTCTCCGCAAAGAGGCCAAGGTCGTTCCAAGCTGTCCGGCCTGTGGCGCGGACGTCGAGGTGCAGATTACCGAAGACGACTACCGGCTAACCCACTGCTGTACTGGCAGTAACTTTGACTGCGAGTGGCAGTCGCGCTCGCTCGGCTCTAGCGAGACCTACGCTGAGGAGGAGCTCCCAGTCCATGTTGTCGACAACGAGCTCTACCGGTACGCGCCGACGATTCTCGCAGGGACCATCGACAAGATCACTGCGATCGGCTATCAGCGGAAGTTCGCCCACCTCATCACGGGCGAGATGGATCTGGAGTGCCCGATTCACGGGTTCGCCAGCCTAGACGAGTGCACTGAAAAGTACGGTTGCCCGATCGACAAGGAGGATTTCAGCGACATGGCCCGCCCGGTCGAGCCGTATGACCCGGCGCCGTCGCTGATGGTTCCAGACGAGCTCCACCTGCTCGAGGAGAGCATGGGGAGCTTCGATGGCCACTACGAGACCGGCGTCGCCCAGCTTCAGGAGCTCGTCGAGGCCGGGACGACGAAGGTCATCGCGCCGACGGCGACGATCACGGGGTTCGAAGACCAGGTCCATAACCTGTTCATGCGCCCTGCAGAGCGCTTCCCCTCACCGGGTCCGTACCTGCGCGAGAACTTCTACGCACAGGAGCGTGCAGAGAGTCAGCGGTACTACATCGGGCTGGTTCCGCACGGCAAGACCCACATCAACTCCATCATCGACCTCCTGTTCTACTATCACAGAGAGGTCCAGAACCTGTTCCGTGAGGCACTGAACAACCCGAGTGAGGTGCTGGCCGGGGCCGCACTCAAGGGGACGGATACGCCGGCACCGCTCGAGGCCGACTCGATCGATGAGGTGCTGGCAATCCTCAGTTACTACAGCACCAGCATCACCTATCTGCTGTCGAAGAAAGACGGCGACCGCCTCGACCAGTCCATCGTCTCCCAGCTCGACACCTACCTCCAGAACGATGGCCGCCCGCCGCTGGCTTCAGAGCGGATGACCGGGGGCACCGGTTTCGAGACCATCATGGAGGTCCTCGATATCGTCGAGGACCCGTGGGACGAAGAGGCAGACAAGAAGATCCTCAAACGGCTAATCGACCGTGGTGTGCTCGAGGAGGAGATTTCGGATTCGGTTCTGTCGCTCCGGAACACCCTCGAGGCTAGCCTAGACGAGGAGAACGAGGTCGTCGATAGTGACCAGTTCGAGGGCGAGCGGGCCCGTGCTGACGATGCGGAACGCGAAGCGCTTGCCTGGCTACTGGCGAGCCGACTCAATACCATCACTGCGACGAACATGATCGCCCACGGGGTCGACGTCGACCGGTTCAACATGATGACGTTCTTCGGGATGCCCCGCGGGACCGCCGAATACATCCAGGCGAGTTCTCGAGCCGGTCGATCGCGTCCTGGACTCGTGTTCAATGTGGCCCACCCCATCCGGGAACGGGACCTGAGTCACTACCACTTCTTTGAGAAGTACCACGCGTTCCTCGACCGGCTGGTTGAGCCAGTGCCAATCAATCGCTTTGCGAAAAACAGCGTCAAGCAGACCCATCCGGGGCTGTTCATGGGTCTCCTGCTCAACCACTACATGTATCGCGAGGGTGTTGGGAACCTCTACTTCGGTGACAACGCCGAGGATTTCGCCAGCTCTGTCGACGAGGAGAATCTCGGCCAACAGATGCTGGAGATGTTTGGCGACCCTGAGGACCACGAGGAATTCCGAGGCGATATCGAGGACCTCACCCGGGACGCCCTCTCCCAGCTCCGGCTCGACGATGACCAGTGGACGAGCAGCCGCATCAAGCGCTCGCCGATGCGGAGTCTCCGTGACGTCGACGAACAACTGCCCATCCGATCCGAGTACCGCTACCGAGAGATATTCGAGACCATGGACAACCGGTGACCAACAATGAGCATGCAACGTAGCCGCCACCAGATCCTGTATCAGTTCCTCCCCGGGAACACGTTCGACTACAGCGATAAGCGCGGCATCTGGCAGGTGAACCGCCTCGAAACCAATGATGCAAGCGGCCAAGTCGACCGGGAGTATATCGTTGACCGCGTGTTCGCCCGAGCGAAGAACTGGGACGGTGGTGAAGAAGGATTCACCTCAAGCAAATCGGGCCACTACGATTTCGCTGCACCCGAGGAGGTTCGGGCACGCCCCTTCCCGACGACGTTCTACTGCACGAGTTGCCAGAAGGCTCACGGGTACTACTCGGCAGACGACCTCAGCGGGAAGAATCAGTCACTGAAGTGCCAGCGCTCGGGCTGTAACGGCGACCTGAAACAGTATCAGTTCGTCAGCGTGCACAGCTGTGGGGAGATCAGGCGGCTGTACCCCCAAAAGTGCCCCGACCACGGTGACAAACACATTGTCCTCGACACCCAAGACAGCCAGCGAGCACAGAACTTCAAGTGGCGATGTGACATCTGTGGCTGGAACACCCGGGTGAGCTACTACCAGAACTGTGGCTGTGACTACGTCCCGCCGGCTCACGAGGATGACCCGGACGAAGACAAGATGTACACCACCGTCCACCGTGCGGGCTCGACGTACTACCCGCACTACCTAACTACGGTGAACCTCCATACCTCGGGTATCGGGCACCTCCGGGGGAGCGAAGACGGCTCTCGGAAAGCACTGGCCAAGCACCTCGGCCTCTCTGAGTCCCCCCTTTCGGCTGTCAACATGAACGAGGGAATCGAGGGCGCCGAAATCGACGACGACCGGAAGATCGAGGTCTATCAGAGCGAACCGGACGTCGAGTCACTAGCCGAGGCCGAGGAGTGGCTCCGCGAGCACGGCGAGATCGACAGCCAGACTGTCGGTGAGGCCATCACTGATCTGATCGACCTAGAGTCGGGTGACGACGCTGAGGAGATGACCGACGCCGGCGACGAACTCCTCCAGTACGTGCTCAGTCTCGAGGAGCTAACTGCCCACACGATTGGCGAGCTGGAGACCGACGCCCGTAGGGAGGGATTCCCCCAGAAGGCCGATAAAATCGCGACCTACTTCGACGACCTCGGGCGTCTCGGCTTCAGGGACGTCCGCGTTATCGAGGACTTCCCCGTCCAGACCTTCGTCTACGGCTACACCCGCGGCGGGCGCGAAGAGGATGAGGCCCGACTGAACGCCTTCTCACAGAACGCAAGCAGCGGGGACGGCACGCCGATCTTCGTCGACACCTCGGAGACAGAAGCGACGCAGTTCGATCTCGACCCGGCTCGGGTGTTGCTCTGGCTGGCCATCAACATCCCGGGGACCAGCGACCAAAACGCGGTCCGGGGACGCATCACGCTCCCGGAAGTCCTGGAGGACCCCTCGGAAGCCGATATCGAGCGCGCACAGGCAACCATCGACGACCTCTCAGAAGCTGAGCAGTGGGCGTTCCTGCTGAACCATCTCGACCCCGTCGACCAGTACGGCCGGTTCGAGACTGCCCTCGATGACACTGTCGAAGGGCAGGTGACGGAGTACGTCTTCAAACTCCTGCACACGCTCTCGCATATCCTGCTCAAGCAGGCGAGCACTATCAGCGGGTTCAACCGGACGAATCTGAGCGAGTTCCTCTTCCCCCGAGCGCTGTCGCTGGTGATCTACACCAACAACCGCGAGGAGTTCAACATCGGCGGAATGACGACGATGGTTGAACAGCAATTGGACGACCTGCTCGGCCAAGCGAAAGCACACGGCAACGAGTGTATGATGGACCCCGTCTGCTCCCAGCGCGATGGGGCCTGTCTCTCGTGCCTTCACGTGAGCGAGATCAGTTGTTCGTACTTCAACCAGGTCCTCTGTCGAGACTACCTGTTCGGGAGTCGGCCGAACACGGACCAGTCCATCGAGGGCTTCTGGCGGCTGTAAGGCACAGCACCATCTCCCCCGTCCATTCCCCTTTACACAATGACTACACACCGATCGACCACCGACCGACTGCTCGCAATCGCGGATCTCCTCGACCAGGACGAGGCCCTCCTCGACGAACTGGAAGGGCTTCTCCTCGTCAGCGCTGGTCGGTCCGAACGGCTCTCGCCTGCTGCCGTGGCACGAGATACACCGTTGAGCCGCGAGGCTGCAACAGACCTGTTCCGGCAGCTCAGTGAGTGTGGTGTTGTCCACCGAGAGGACTACGAAACGGAGCTCGTTGAGGCGCGCTTTGCCGTCGATGGTACGCGAACGCGAGAAATACTCGATCGAACACGGGAGGCGATCCACGTTGTCGACGCCCACCGCGACCGCGTTCCAACCACGGATGTGACCCCACTGGTCACGTTACCAGACGACCCTGCGTTCAGTGACACGACCGCAGCTTCATTCGGCATGGACGGACTGCTCTCGACGCTGGCAAGTCAAGTCAAGCGCTGTGAACGCGAGATTGTCCTGCTCTCTCCGTTCTTCGAAGGCGAGGGGTTTGGCCGGCTCGCAGACGTCCTGCTCGACGCCCTTGAGCGCGGTGTCGACGTGACTATCGTGACGCGATACCTTTCGGATTCGGATTCACACAACTATGCCGTCATAACCTCGTTCACCGACCAGGCCGTCGAGCGCGGGGTTTCTTCGAACCTTTCACTCGTCGGCTACACCGTCTGGGACGACGATACTCCAGTGGGAAAGCGGACGCAGGACGGGGAGAATCCGCGATTTACGCTCCACGCGAAGGTGATGCTGTTCGACTCCCGAGCAGCCTACGTCGGGAGCGCGAACGTCACCGACTACGGGTTCGACCGCTACCTCGAACTGGGTGTCCTGCTCG carries:
- a CDS encoding hypothetical protein (KEGG: ote:Oter_1185 hypothetical protein), with amino-acid sequence MSMQRSRHQILYQFLPGNTFDYSDKRGIWQVNRLETNDASGQVDREYIVDRVFARAKNWDGGEEGFTSSKSGHYDFAAPEEVRARPFPTTFYCTSCQKAHGYYSADDLSGKNQSLKCQRSGCNGDLKQYQFVSVHSCGEIRRLYPQKCPDHGDKHIVLDTQDSQRAQNFKWRCDICGWNTRVSYYQNCGCDYVPPAHEDDPDEDKMYTTVHRAGSTYYPHYLTTVNLHTSGIGHLRGSEDGSRKALAKHLGLSESPLSAVNMNEGIEGAEIDDDRKIEVYQSEPDVESLAEAEEWLREHGEIDSQTVGEAITDLIDLESGDDAEEMTDAGDELLQYVLSLEELTAHTIGELETDARREGFPQKADKIATYFDDLGRLGFRDVRVIEDFPVQTFVYGYTRGGREEDEARLNAFSQNASSGDGTPIFVDTSETEATQFDLDPARVLLWLAINIPGTSDQNAVRGRITLPEVLEDPSEADIERAQATIDDLSEAEQWAFLLNHLDPVDQYGRFETALDDTVEGQVTEYVFKLLHTLSHILLKQASTISGFNRTNLSEFLFPRALSLVIYTNNREEFNIGGMTTMVEQQLDDLLGQAKAHGNECMMDPVCSQRDGACLSCLHVSEISCSYFNQVLCRDYLFGSRPNTDQSIEGFWRL
- a CDS encoding DNA-cytosine methyltransferase (KEGG: ank:AnaeK_3948 DNA-cytosine methyltransferase~TIGRFAM: DNA methylase, C-5 cytosine-specific~PFAM: DNA methylase, C-5 cytosine-specific) — protein: MEHNELSEALPDACSLKGVSKERVSRLKELLVAVREIDYTDGVTLRDFSRVRYQSYVDFLASISGIEQDDGWWLLQTAFDKPVWPTDPCVDEFLCALGLLDPDDLHTSESRRHVLEEELTDRRVASLYRALATHAVTAGTDVCSEDCEIRKFLLTHRLRQQQMERTGPTVVDLFSGAGGLSCGLRQAGYDIRWAIDIDTDAVATYRLNHPEIPHQNVVCGDVREVNLTARIQDAVSELDLLVGGPPCQSLSKAGYRSRRGDDEDYSILDDDRTTLYTQYVKAVEELRPKTIVMENVEGMVNEVGDTGIRVIDWVLEDLEMLSETGPGYDVEFKLQDMTELGVPQKRERVLLVGIRDDLTENATADNLLSELSIEGKTRSIQQGLSGLPRLRRGGGGRLLSRTGRGPKSDYVRTHSLHNGTNLCFNHQARDHPMDKDQILFDEALSPGDTGWDVKYNSDGEYSEYVEYDVGTAENKRFGDKYRMLEWSEPSPTIVAHLAKDANSYVLPDYYKYARPSPDRADPERNRGITPREAARLQSFPDDYIFLGSFTSWFKQIGNAVPPVAGKRIGKVLDSLVGAGEPLTIDADASSSGTAVSDD
- a CDS encoding helicase domain-containing protein (PFAM: DNA/RNA helicase, C-terminal~KEGG: sfu:Sfum_3760 helicase domain-containing protein), which codes for MSTGNTAGTEPLADDERIARHLRETVLKQARGDIDERVQRDFPSERFFAGALAPESEDQLDDPDDDLQSKMEPTGLGATVRVRGGTEGDELTLSVNASVWVRVNPNYEEMVNRDSFVALGDRDEDDEGDSLLPAFERIQLDVPQIEIPATELQTPSQTTPEVVQERAREAFQTAFEDAHEYAREHYDLYVETEDDDTVPTAALEDEASFDGYLAERAAEGSPILPDWHANLTLDVMADEENGEDSTIVEFEISNEAIQSRDDAIYTIRDPTLFEVGLELETAGDLEFVPFTFDPLPEDFRYNRDLWGHGRNCTVTAPDRNDQQVNEEGIPPGRRAPDAAPTATRLETQFIPEYRQLVYESADRDVDAEFEALSDLEDGGLETLDDIAAEMRQYLRKEYDDALEQYREREDWDDDPETGDLADFNDDRDAFEREIKRFERGIECLRQHPETVGRAFEMMNEAMDRMHEFPGWRLFQLVFIVMQVPDVASREYDEWVDVDWRDGTTDDRAENADSALDIVDVLWFPTGGGKTEAFLGVAVWSMFFDRLRGKDFGVTAWTKFPLRLLSLQQFQRMTETVMYADLVRREQSDIGSHPSRPFSMGYLVGKANTPNALTGYDNNNHQRYQGPGGESLRKEAKVVPSCPACGADVEVQITEDDYRLTHCCTGSNFDCEWQSRSLGSSETYAEEELPVHVVDNELYRYAPTILAGTIDKITAIGYQRKFAHLITGEMDLECPIHGFASLDECTEKYGCPIDKEDFSDMARPVEPYDPAPSLMVPDELHLLEESMGSFDGHYETGVAQLQELVEAGTTKVIAPTATITGFEDQVHNLFMRPAERFPSPGPYLRENFYAQERAESQRYYIGLVPHGKTHINSIIDLLFYYHREVQNLFREALNNPSEVLAGAALKGTDTPAPLEADSIDEVLAILSYYSTSITYLLSKKDGDRLDQSIVSQLDTYLQNDGRPPLASERMTGGTGFETIMEVLDIVEDPWDEEADKKILKRLIDRGVLEEEISDSVLSLRNTLEASLDEENEVVDSDQFEGERARADDAEREALAWLLASRLNTITATNMIAHGVDVDRFNMMTFFGMPRGTAEYIQASSRAGRSRPGLVFNVAHPIRERDLSHYHFFEKYHAFLDRLVEPVPINRFAKNSVKQTHPGLFMGLLLNHYMYREGVGNLYFGDNAEDFASSVDEENLGQQMLEMFGDPEDHEEFRGDIEDLTRDALSQLRLDDDQWTSSRIKRSPMRSLRDVDEQLPIRSEYRYREIFETMDNR